Proteins from a genomic interval of Burkholderia cepacia GG4:
- the gspG gene encoding type II secretion system major pseudopilin GspG: MQTWITRRNAAVRRQRGFTLIEIMVVVAILGILAALIVPKIMSRPDEARRIAAKQDIGTIMQGLKLYRLDNGRYPTQEQGLNALIQKPSTDPIPNNWKDGGYLERLPNDPWGNGYKYLNPGVHGEIDVFSYGADGKEGGEGNDTDIGSWQ; encoded by the coding sequence ATGCAAACGTGGATCACTCGCCGTAATGCGGCCGTGCGCCGTCAGCGCGGTTTCACGCTGATCGAGATCATGGTGGTGGTCGCGATCCTCGGGATCCTGGCGGCACTGATCGTGCCGAAGATCATGAGCCGTCCCGACGAGGCGCGCCGTATCGCCGCGAAGCAGGACATCGGCACGATCATGCAGGGGCTCAAGCTGTACCGTCTCGACAACGGCCGCTATCCGACCCAGGAGCAGGGCCTGAACGCGCTGATCCAGAAGCCGTCCACCGATCCGATCCCGAACAACTGGAAGGACGGCGGCTATCTCGAGCGCCTGCCGAACGATCCGTGGGGCAACGGGTACAAGTACCTGAACCCGGGCGTGCACGGCGAAATCGACGTGTTCAGCTACGGCGCCGACGGCAAGGAAGGCGGCGAAGGCAACGACACCGACATCGGTTCGTGGCAGTAA